The genome window ACGCGAGCCATGAGTATCTGGGCAGGGTGGCCGCGCGGCTGGATGACGCAGCCAACCTCCTCCCCGCTCGATTCGCGGCGGCACTGCTCCTGTTGGGTGGTGGGATAGTGGGAGGGAACCTCCGAGAGGGAATTCGGGTGCTCCTTCGAGACCGTGGGGTGACGGCCAGCCCCAACGCCGGCTGGACTATGGCGGCCATGGCGGGGCTTCTCCGAGTCCAATTGACCAAACGCGGGGCGTATGCGCTCGGCGACTGCGGTACCCCTGTAACTGCTCAGACTATTGCCAAAGCACAGCGTGTTGTGGCAGCAGCCATGCTCCTGCTCCTGGTAGTCGTCCTTGCCAGCCTCTCACGTGATGCCCTGCACCTCACACCTCACACCTCATACGCCTTTGGGATCCATGGCGTCCACTTTCCAAGATCGTAGCGGCCCGGTTCGCTGCGCAGCGATCCTCCTGGTTCGCCATGGCGAGGCGCGTGGTGGGGGCGAGGGGCGCTACATCGGCGTCACCGACCCGCCCCTGAGCGCCCGCGGAGAGCGGCAGGTCAGCCGCCTCGCGATGCGGCTTTCGGCAGAGCACGTGGAGCGGGTGATGAGCAGTGACAGGCGTCGGGCGCTCATGACGGCGGAGGTTATCTCGCGAGTCCATAGGCTTGGCGTAGAGGTCCGAAGCGAGCTTCGGGAGCTCAACTTCGGTACGTGGGAGGGGGCTAGCTTTGAGGAGCTGATGCTCCGCGACAGGGTCCGGTTTCGCTCGTGGCTGGCTCAGCCGTGGCGACATCGGCCTCCAGGTGGCGAGTCCCTTGCTTCGCTCTGGCGAAGGGCCCGCGCCTTATGGGAGGATCTCTGTGCTGCGCCAGAAGGATCAACGACGATTGTGATCGGCCATGGGGGATCGCTCAGGGCAATGCTGGGGGTTGCCCTCGGCCTGCCGTCCAAGACGCTTCTATCGTGGGAACTGACCCCGGGGTCGATCTCCTGTCTGGGAGTGACCCATGGGAAGGCGTGGTTGCGGTATGCCAACGACACCTGCCACCTTTAGACCCCACATCGTCCTGGTGCTTGGCGGCGCCGCAAGCGGCAAAAGCGAGTTTGCTGAACGTTACGCCGTCAGCCTTGGAGGTTCGGTCTGCTATGTGGCGACCGCTGAGCCCGGGGATGAAGAGATGCGGTGCCGGATCGAGCGTCACAAGGCCCGCCGGCCACCCGAGTGGAGAACGAGGGAGGTGACACGCGATCTGGCTTCGCACCTTACTGCCGACTCCAGGAGTGAGATCATCCTCGTGGAGAGCCTAGGGATGGTACTCGCCAATCACATGGCGGTCGTCCCTCAAGCCGGCTTCGGCCCCCTTGAGCTGCGCGGCATCCTTCGAACTGAAATAGGGGCGCTGGTCGGCCTCTCAGCGTCATGGAAGGCGGTGCTGATCGTCGTCTCGGAGGAGGTTGGGCTCAGCCTTGTGCCGCTCACTCCATTTGCGCGCGGCTTCTCGGAACAGCTCGGATGGTGTAATCAACACACCGCCGCGCTGGCGGATGAGGTCTACCTCGTTGTTGCGGGGATCTCGATCCGACTAAAGCCGCAGTGATCCTTCGATAATTCGGCTCGGTCTCGGAAATAACCCTTCGTGTTTCACCCGTGCTCGGTAGACCCTTTCCCAAAGACGCGTGGAACACCCTCCTGCGCTACGTACAGGAAGGAGTCCTCAAGGTGCTGTAACAGGTCAACGACCCTCGACTAAAGTAGAGGGTCGTTGACCTTAATAAAATGCGACCTGACCCAGGTCGAGTTGCTTTTTCCGGGTGCCCCTGGAGTGTCCGTGGGTGCTCTGCCTAGTTTTTCAACGGCGGTCTGGTTGGCGGCTGGAATGAGTGGACCGCCCGCAAGGCATTGCCCTTGGGCCTTGAATCGCTCCCGGTAAAGGGTTGCGCCAACCGCAGTCCTTTTGGTACACTTTCCCCATCCCATGCGACCTTCGGCTCCGTCCTTTGAACAATCATGCTGCTACCATGTTGCTACCGGTTGTAGCCAAATCAGGGGTACCCAGGAGCCTAATTAGAGCAGCGTGATCGTCGATTGTATGCATAGTTATGTGGTGTGAGATGCGCATGGGTTGG of Candidatus Methylomirabilis lanthanidiphila contains these proteins:
- the pspA gene encoding Phosphoserine phosphatase 1, translated to MASTFQDRSGPVRCAAILLVRHGEARGGGEGRYIGVTDPPLSARGERQVSRLAMRLSAEHVERVMSSDRRRALMTAEVISRVHRLGVEVRSELRELNFGTWEGASFEELMLRDRVRFRSWLAQPWRHRPPGGESLASLWRRARALWEDLCAAPEGSTTIVIGHGGSLRAMLGVALGLPSKTLLSWELTPGSISCLGVTHGKAWLRYANDTCHL
- a CDS encoding adenosylcobinamide-phosphate guanylyltransferase encodes the protein MGRRGCGMPTTPATFRPHIVLVLGGAASGKSEFAERYAVSLGGSVCYVATAEPGDEEMRCRIERHKARRPPEWRTREVTRDLASHLTADSRSEIILVESLGMVLANHMAVVPQAGFGPLELRGILRTEIGALVGLSASWKAVLIVVSEEVGLSLVPLTPFARGFSEQLGWCNQHTAALADEVYLVVAGISIRLKPQ